The region tctaaacaatattatatcatCCTCATAGTTTTTTTTGTCTAGCTCAAATTGTTTAACAATTCCAAAATTGTAAACATGTTTAAGGTCTTTTGCTACATCTGTAAAAGCAGTTCTGAGTTTGGTGTTTCTTTTAAAACATCCTAgtattgatatattattttgtggtGAAATAAACTCTTGAAGATTATCGTCATCTAATTCTTTATAACTGGGTTGTTTTtcagtcatcaaatacttcaTGGCACACGACTTGACTGCAGGACCTAAGAAATATGtcaatttgtttaacatttttttattaattttgattaaaaagatTAGGCTTCTTGAAACTATAATGTAAGTGATATGAATTATCTTATCGAGATTTTTTTGCTATTAAGTTGTTTGTATTTCCTGACTTGCATTagaccaaaaaataaattcgagACAAACAAAATTGCAATAAACAGATAAGGGATATTGGAACTCTTATGaaatctatattatttatgaatgaatGATTGCGTGACATTTTGATAGAAAATATGACATTCTTACCTCTATAATGAGAACTTCTTATTCCATTATGGAAGATATTTATATCCAAAGAATCAGAAATACCGTATTTCATACAAATATGTTTTCCGGATTTATTACAGTCCACATACACAAAATAGATGGGTTCATCATTACTTAAATCAATTTCATTATCGGACTCCAAAAATTGTAGTAAATTATCGTGATTTGTATAGTAAACGACTATAGCagaatcaaaaattttgattttttcatcGAAATTAGTATCATTTAGTTCCACCATATATTCTTTCGGTGTAAACCCTTTACTACattgaagtaaattaaacaaaaaatacattaaaaccagcttcattttttgaaaataccataatttatgattaacaAAAATACTGTCAAAATAagtgacatattttttatcaaaaactttcAGTCAATCAGattgttattataacaaaaatttgctctaaaattctgttttaatttcattttagtttttggtAATAGGtattctagattctttatagAGTGGGTCCTCTTTATACCCTATTATATCTCTTTTACTAAAAACAAgtacttaaacaaaattaaattttgttgcattttaataaaagtaaaaaaagaatatgatACAACTAAATCTTTTAGAAATTAAGTTATGTTTGTATCTTCATAAAGGATTTCCTTTATTATATCTGGGATgtggtttttatataaaaaaatatataacacgTTCGTTGGCACATTATGTCTAATTATAGAGtatgtttaattgattttaataaaaaagtatggtTTATTTTCTGTTGTCCTTTCTTAGGTGTTCATGATTCACAAGATAGCTGATTTTCATCATATAGGGATTCCAATGATTTGTTGCTGATTTCATTAGTCACTCTTTgatctgaatttatttattttgtcatcTATCATTCTTTTTGCTACCCTTTTAGATCAGTgtaagagaatatttaacagtaTGACTCACATGTGACTTTATGGTGATGATAATTCGAATTTAATGATATAGTCACCTGAGTGCAAATTCGGTACTATTTTGAGGGACTCTAAGGAtcgcattttatatttacggtGCGCAATCTCGCTATTGCttcattgataattttaatagagatAAGGCTGACAACTAAGGGAAATACACATTTTCATATTCAGTTTCAAGCTGACTTTACTTTGGTGAATATGCAGGACTACAGGCATCAAGATGAAGACTGCTACCCGTTACctgtaagtttattttttatatgtgtatattttatataaatggcggctttttaatacatactaaattctaacatCAACTTTGTATAAGACAAGTAACAAATAACGAGTTATCCAAAATCCAGCAAAAATTGGCACATTGGTCTCTGGAGGAGAAATTTGATgccattttgattttttaaatttatttattcagtaatattattacacgtataaaaatagttatctaagatttgtttagaaataaaaataaacgaatgaTAATAgaggttattaaattaatttaaaatattattattgagatTACAAAAGGATTTTTTCAGCTTAAAACATTCACTTTTTTACATGttggataattaataatgttttctttctaataaactataataaaatctgtatgtttataatttgtttttttatattccataTCAATAGCAGCTTTTTAATACATACTGAATTTTCgaaaacaaatatacaaaaatttttgtttctctGGAGTAGAACTTTggcattaatttgattattttaaatatatttatttaataatgaaattacatgtataaaaatagatattatttattatttgttaagaaaatctaaaaataagcgaatgaaaatattagattattactaatcttcatttaataaatttattaagattacaaaaggtttttttttcagtttgaaTTATTAGTTTAGACATAATTTGCTATATTTATTGACAGTTGATTTctctttttaatgaaacataaacttgttttaaatttctaaaagaaaattgtgttttcTGTACAACAGATTATAATAAGATTGATTGAGTTGTAGAAGTTTCTATTATCTGGGACCtctaagtatatttttagttgtgtatattatatatcagTGGTGGCTTTTTAAAACGTACTAAAAACTgagaattaacaattaattagaatttttaaaattagaatagaattaatttgaaCACAAATTAAACATCGTGTTTGTGTTGTAACATGTATACAAAAATTGGCACGTTGTTTTTTTCATCTTTCTAATAACGTTGATGAAGTAGAACTTCAACTACgaagttttgatttttttatttactaacttCAATATgagtataaaaatagttttgaaataatgaaatttgttttgaaaatttaaaaatgaatgaatgaagtGTTTTTGCTTTCAACTGTAGGTCATTAGTTAACATTAGCAgttgtagagcaactttttatttaagtttctaaaataatgataaattattacaatttaaaaaaattcattttaacacattataataaaatcttgtTTGAGATGTCCTTAggtaaaagtatattttttaaattttgtaaacatctatttaaaaagttaataatatttttaattttgtatttttttaagttatgaaTTAGAGCTTAATCGTCAGTGATATGTGAATTTTGCAGTGTTTTACATAAGTTTTttcaacatataaataaatttgtgtttgaataatgtataataaatattttcgttgagctttttaaatttacttgttcAATATTAAAAGGATTCATTATGCTTTCTTATTCAAAACattcaaacttttatatcatttcatatttttaatatatatttgttttatgaggcaaatctataatattaaatagacaAACGAATGAGATaacaatgtatatatttttcttttgtttggttaagtttctttttgtttacaacaattcgttttaatttaatttcgatgtaggtattttatgtatttatgatgattaattaaattaactttcacGCACTTTTCACGTAACGAAATAAATTGACTTTATGATTCATTCTAGGTTACTATAATCATACTGTTTAATATTTGGCAAACAGATTTTGATGCTGCAACATTGTATAGATTACTGGTACccttattaacttatttttcgCGTATTATTTAAAGAGCGTTAAATAGTCATATATTCATCAGGAAATGTAATTACGTTCTTTTGGtaatgtggttaatttattaaaaccacaatagaattaattatgcttataaataaataacaatttttattgtttattttagaaactaagtttcttatttattaacatttattatgataaatattataatttcttttgacATATGATTTGTAAGTAAGATGGTATAGAACCTTAATAGAACCATCAAGATAGATAACATTCATTCGTCAcgcaattacaataattttgacaaCGGATACGGAAGTTTGCAGTATTAAACATTATCAGCATTtgtttgcatttttatttttagatatctaTGGAGGATATACCAAGCGAACTATTGGGCATTTTCGGTGACATCAGTACTCCTCCGGATTATTACAAGCAGCCCATGGAAACATGGGACGCGTATCAAGTCACCGATTTTTTAAGAAGAGAAACGTGGTGTCCAGATTGCAATTTCAATATTGACAGTTTTCATTCTGTTTCTGGATATATTTTTCGACATTTATCGCCAACACAATGTGAAGCGTTTCTGCGTTCCAAGGAACATGGAAAGCacatttatgatataaaagagaactttttaaataattggaacaggGACGGTaagttaagtaatttaaataaaaattttaaaataattgtgtatatcaaaattatacatgTCTGcagttcattttaaatatttcaattatgcatatgtataaatatttatttcttcttaaatcgttaaaattaattaacatatatttgtagattattttaatcCTCCTTCGCCATTAGATGTTAACAACAACTCCAGCAA is a window of Aethina tumida isolate Nest 87 chromosome 7, icAetTumi1.1, whole genome shotgun sequence DNA encoding:
- the LOC109595036 gene encoding protein disulfide-isomerase A3-like isoform X1 codes for the protein MKLVLMYFLFNLLQCSKGFTPKEYMVELNDTNFDEKIKIFDSAIVVYYTNHDNLLQFLESDNEIDLSNDEPIYFVYVDCNKSGKHICMKYGISDSLDINIFHNGIRSSHYRGPAVKSCAMKYLMTEKQPSYKELDDDNLQEFISPQNNISILGCFKRNTKLRTAFTDVAKDLKHVYNFGIVKQFELDKKNYEDDIILFRPTYLTNKYEKDYIVYEGGSGTDEINRYISKNKHGLVKVLRNDIYHVITYPMTIVYFDVDLHNPHGLSYCRTQVLRVAKQFYNRMNFAISEKLNADEDITYPHVVMKFDDNEVFVMKQFFSSQNLENFVTGMLKMMEEWEKHPDRSMSEWQMNV
- the LOC109595036 gene encoding protein disulfide-isomerase A3-like isoform X2, producing MKLVLMYFLFNLLQCSKGFTPKEYMVELNDTNFDEKIKIFDSAIVVYYTNHDNLLQFLESDNEIDLSNDEPIYFVYVDCNKSGKHICMKYGISDSLDINIFHNGIRSSHYRGPAVKSCAMKYLMTEKQPSYKELDDDNLQEFISPQNNISILGCFKRNTKLRTAFTDVAKDLKHVYNFGIVKQFELDKKNYEDDIILFRPTYLTNKYEKDYIVYEGGSGTDEINRYISKNKHGLVKICTILMV